From Solea senegalensis isolate Sse05_10M linkage group LG16, IFAPA_SoseM_1, whole genome shotgun sequence:
ACCTATGGCCCTGTTTCAAACCAGGGGGCCCAGTCTACATGCTCCCCATGTTCAGCAGGtaaccacacacgcacacacacccgcaGGCATTCTTTATAAACTGTCATCTACGTCTCTCAACAAAGTCCCTAATCTGTATTTCCAGGACAGTTACCAAGGAAACCCTATTCTTTTAAGGCCAGACCTCAGACCAAGGGGAGGTGCTgtccatcatcatcactatgGAACTAAACCTGTGGCAACACAGCTGCCTCCTATCAACTACCCGACCTTGTCATCTGTCCCAGCAGGACAAACAGGGGGTCACCCATCTTCTttacatcacatgacatcacctATTACACTCCCACCACTCAACATGTAAGGTCCCCTACATGTAACACCTACTGtataaacacagaaatattttccaaattgcttttatttatttatttatttataactaCCAAatatatttgtctttgtctctgcaggaCTCAGACTTCTCTCTGAGAGACCCTTGCTGTTTGGGTATAAGGTTTTAGAGGAGAATCTATGATAgcaaagtggtaaaaaaaaaacagctaaaaattatttgaaatgtatcaagccaatgaaaatataaataaacacagaaagatGTCAAAAGATTTTCTAGCTGTCAACTCTCTGCATGATTAGCTTGAAAATGGCAAAATGTAGACTAggttgacaaaaaaacacagtttaccaTTTTGGCTATCTTAAACTATGTTACTTTTTTGATTAATTGAATAGCATcgccactaaaaaaaaacaagaaatacgCAATTCTTGAGTATCAAATACTCTTATTACACGTTATggtggagagatagagacaataAAGTAGTTACTGTATTATAATTTGGGGTGTAAGATGTGCAAGATCACTAaacgaaaaacaaaagaagttcGCCCGaacagggacttgaaccctggaccctcagattaaaagtctgatgctctaccgactgcgCCAAGAAAATAGCCCGTTTGTCGAGGTCCGAGAACGAGAAATCGCAACACCCTACCATGATATGCCGTTGCGGTTACGGTTCGCGTCCCGTGTCTCCCGTCACTTTTGAAGCGAACTGCATTGTAAATTGGTTATGGTATTAATTAATAAAGCCGTTTTTGgtgtttgtaaacatttcagtaTCTAGTTTATCACAATTAATGACTGTTAACGttataatataacatgtataagTTTACCAACATTGTGTGCTGTATGTTAACATTGAAATATCGTTTAGCACAATTATTGACTACTATTACCAGTAATATGAAAGGTATAAGgttaccattttctttttatgtaaaaCGTATATATTGTCTATCACAAGCATTGgctgtaaaataaagatgtgtATGCTTATCATATGATTAAGCAATAGACAATCATCAAgtaattaaatgatgaatgtcatATAACTTGATTTTGATGAGTAAGTAGAAGTAATATTACACACACCTTTGTTGCAGAATTACAATAACTTGCAACTTGGCCCTTTGATATGATGGATAATGGCTAAATTATTATCTCTGGTGTGATAATACCCCCcccatgtggtgtgtgtgaaaatttcctcctgtgcatgggactaataaaggattatcttatattataatgtatattgtatttgaATGCAAAATAACACTTGATGGACAAAGCCATCTGAATACAAATttattacaaacaaataaaaacaaccagtgcagtaataaaatcagtaaaaaaaagagtgagcattctaataaatatatacacatgtaaacaataatGCAACTCCAGTGAAACAGTGTATATAACAGATAACAAATAgcaatatacaataatatatacatataaaacagaacagaataccttatatacacacacacatagtaccacaacagaatataatcgaataaataaaatagattattattaacacaacaaactagaatagaatatatataatattagataagtgaagacaaatacaatacaatacaaatacaaaattacTGTGGTGGTGCATCTTTCCTTTTGCCATAACCCCGGGCTTCAAATGAGGCCTTCCACTCAGCCAGAGTTGTAGTGGCTGTGGCTTGGCAGTACCAATTTCCGAAGTACTGCTTGTGGTGCAAGCAGGAGAGGTTGCGGTGCAGGCAGGAGAGGTTGTGGTGCAGGCAGGAGAGGTTGTGGTGCAAGCAGGAGAGGTTGCGGTACAGGCTGGGGAGGATGAAGAGGTTGATCGAGAGCTGCAAGGAATGGTGGCCGAATTGCAGATGGAGCCACTGGCAGGTTCCGTCGCTGTTTCAGCTGTGCCGTCCCTGCCGTGTTAGAGGGCAGGACAAAGATGTGGGGAATTGCCACACTGCTGGTCGGGACACAGGGTCTGTCTTTCCTCACAACTGCGAGAGGCAAGCTCTCTGGGCTCACATTAGTGTTCTTTGGAATAGACAGGCCTTGCTCCAGCATGctcttctcctgctttttctGAAGTTTATTGTAcctaaaaatattcaaagtatacatttgtttgtataccATAGTGTATCATATATATGCAATATATCTACACAGAACAGAGCACAGATACTATGTCATTCCCTTTTATTAACTCACCAACTAGCGATGGTTGCAGTATTCATCACCGGGAGCTGGATGGTGGTCTTCTCCATCACCATGGCATTATTTAGAATGACTTGGCGGATGTGAAGATATGCTTTGGTGACAAGGCTCCAACGCTCTTTCCTGACTCCATCAATGCGCCTGGGTCCACGATACCCCTTGCaaagttgaataaaaagtgCCTCACACACACGATTGCAGTCAGGCCACTGTGCTGGGCTTTTCCCTCCTGCAAAGCATCTGCAAAGGTATGGGCAGCATTAGTGTTCATAAAAGACATTATATAATAGTATGTAGCATTGTCATACATACCGCTTTGTACTCTCTACACCaggtgcaacatttttttttgtggccctGAATCTCCCTTTGGAGATTGTGTCTTGATAGACTGTGgtcttttaatgtaaataagtgTCCCGTCAAGTCCTGGACAGCTTGGAAGCCCTCAATGTTGTCTGGTCCAACAGAGTCCTACATTAAACaaaatagtgataaaaaaagaaagaaagtattttcaaatattacgcctatttgattttattacagATGTAACCCGAAAGaagttaaaaacatcatcaaaatgtTAACCTACATCATGACTGGTGGAGCATGATGATGTTGAAGGCTGTTCCTCTGCCACACTAGGAGCATCTTGCTGGGGAGCTAATTTAGAACACATTTAAGCAAAGAGCAATTGTTATGATGGATAAAACAAGTATGCACTAACAATGCGTTTTAGACAGCTATGCATCTGTCTTTTAGCAGTTTTAGACTGCTATGCATCTGTCTTTTAAGTATGCAACAGTTTGATTAGGACAtgctttgacctctgaccttgatGAGTGCAGAGCATTTCCACATCCTGAGAGGTCTGAGGAGTGTCGGTTTGAAGCTGGGGACCAAGGCTGGGATTAGATCCAGCAGGTCTCCCACTGTCCTCACAAACTGGGGGGCACACAGGTACAGCTGCTATGGGAAGGACACAGATAAACAGTGTAATGAACAGTGTTGTTGCCTCTATAGTGAGACAGCCTCCAatctaaacatgttttatataagtcattattattggaACCTTTACACTTAACAGCAGAATAcattacaaatatgaaaacatctaCAACTCCATGTTACACAGAATCCTTTTTCTAGTTGTATACTTACATGGATGAAACTTTGGTGGCATAAACAGCCTCTTGACAGACTTGTGGATGCTCTGCTGGGACACACCTTTCCCTGTCAACAATGACCGCAGGGAGGATACAGGCACTGAGGATGGTCGCGGTGAGGTGGAGGGCTGTGATGAGGTGGAGGCCTGTGTGGAGGTGGCTGGTTTACGCTGACTTGTGGATCTCGCCTCCATCTTGAACTGAATGGCATAACGTCCCTCCGGATACAGCGAAATATACTTCAGCAAGGCTCTTTTATTGACGAGGTTGAATCAGCGCTTCCTGATTCCTCCGACATTGATGCCACCACATATCCAGCATAGCCCAGCGCATTCTCAGCCCTCTTCCTAAATTTAGGATCCATTCTCTAtggtttgaaaacaaacaacagttaaaatAAGCTTGGTCTGATCTCTTActgcaaatacatttatagaATTTTCACTCAGTCTTCTTCAGTAATGCATAGATGCAAGCATGCATATGTGTGAAAGTAGAAGTAGGCCTATGCATATATGAATGTGTGGGGACATgaatgtatgtttatgtattcACTGTTGCCCATAAAGttggaataaaatatttgttacctcttctcATGAAATGACAATGTGATTTATTCTTCATAGATAAAGTGTATATCTAttcaaaactttattgatcaatCTCTTATAAACATATCAGTGAAGATTCAagcacatataaataaaattaaaagatcAATGTGTCTGAATACAAAATCATTCCAACTTTAACAGAGTATCTGTCTTAAAAATATATgtttcttatattatatattatattttaaatgctttatCTTCTTTCTTAATGTAATAATGCAATTCTTAGCTGTTTGTATACTTTAATACAGAATATAATAAGTTATCATAACACTCAAACTATATTGACTTATCTATACATATCTGTTTTGGCCTCTTTTTGATctaaataagtaattaaagcaAATATTACGTTGGTAAACTGTAAGATAAGTCGCCAGCCCGTTATTAACAGTGTAGTCGCGTTACACGATTTCCTATGCAAACAAGCATACAGTTGTGACCGTTGTAAGCGTACTGAAATAAATTACAGTCATTATCGGTAGgtgaaaaagctaaaaaaaatggagaattgTCCGTCTGTTAATGTTACAGTCGTTCGTATGTTGTCACTGTCAGCTAGGTTACATGCAACGCAAATAAATGAAACGTTCATCATTAACGTTACCGGGTGTGCTAGCTAACTGGCACCAGagtatacttttatttgtataataaacatatataacaaTGTGATATAAACACTTTGAAACGTTAGAGTGGCACGGAACTTACTGTAAAATGCAGCAAAAGATGACGGTCTGGACGAAATAGCGGCTCTCAAATCTTGGTAGCGATACCGATTGCGATTGGTCAAATCTTGGTAGCCCATGACGAGCGGTGATTGGTTCTCGCAATTCTTGGTAGTGGGGCGCCACCCGATTGGTCAATTCTTGGTAGAATTCTTGGTAGCGAGGAGTGATTTCATTGGCTCTCACATGACGGCCGGAGCTCGACTGACAGGTGACATGGGGGAGCAGAAAATAGCCCGTTTGTCGAGGTCCGAGAACGAGAAATCGCAACACCCTACCATGATATGCCGTTGCGGTTACGGTTCGCGTCCCGTGTCTCCCGTCACTTTTGAAGCGAACTGCATTGTAAATTGGTTATGGTATTAATTAATAAAGCCGTTTTTGgtgtttgtaaacatttcagtaTCTAGTTTATCACAATTAATGACTGTTAACGttataatataacatgtataagTTTACCAACATTGTGTGCTGTATGTTAACATTGAAATATCGTTTAGCACAATTATTGACTACTATTACCAGTAATATGAAAGGTATAAGgttaccattttctttttatgtaaaaCGTATATATTGTCTATCACAAGCATTGgctgtaaaataaagatgtgtATGCTTATCATATGATTAAGCAATAGACAATCATCAAgtaattaaatgatgaatgtcatATAACTTGATTTTGATGAGTAAGTAGAAGTAATATTACACACACCTTTGTTGCAGAATTACAATAACTTGCAACTTGGCCCTTTGATATGATGGATAATGGCTAAATTATTATCTCTGGTGTGATAATACCCCCCCATGTGGTGTGTGCGAAAATTTCCTCCTGTGcatgggactaataaaggattatcttttattataatgtatattgtatttgaATGCAAAATAACACTTGATGGACAAAGCCACCTGAATACAAATttattacaaacaaataaaaacaaccagtgcagtaataaaatcagtaaaaaaaagagtgagcattctaataaatatatacacatgtaaacaataatGCAACTCCAGTGAAACAGTGTATATAACAGATAACAAATAgcaatatacaataatatatacatataaaacagaacagaataccttatatacacacacatagtaccacaacagaatataatcgaaaaaataaaatagattattattaacacaacaaactagaatagaatatatataatattagataagtgaagacaaatacaatacaatacaaatacaaaattacTGTGGTGGTGCATCTTTCCTTTTGCCATAACCCCGGGCTTCAAATGAGGCCTTCCACTCAGCCAGAATTGTAGTGGCTGTGGCTTGGCAGTACCAATTTCCGAAGTACTGCTTGGGGTGCAGGCAGGAGAGGTTGTGGTGCAAGCAGGAGAGGTTGCGGTGCAGGCAGGAGAGGTTGTGGTGCAAGCAGGAGAGGTTGTGGTGCAAGCAGGAGAGGTTGTGGTACAGGCTGGGGAGGATGAAGAGGTTGATCGAGAGCTGCAAGGAATGGTGGCCGAATTGCAGATGGAGTCACTGGCAGGTTCCGTCGCTGTTTCAGCTGCGCGGTCCCTGCCGTGTTAGAGGGCAGGACAAAGATGTGGGGATTTGCCACACTGCTGGTCGGGACACAGGGCCTGTCTTTCCTCACAACTGCAAGAGGCAAGCTCTCTGGGCTCACATTAGTGTTCTTTGGAATAGACAGGCCTTGCTCCAGCATGctcttctcctgctttttctGAAGTTTATTGTAcctaaaaatattcaaagtatacatttgtttgtataccATAGTGTATCATATATATGCAATATATCTACACAGAACAGAGCACAGATACTATGTTATTCCCTTTTATTAACTCACCAACTAGCGATGGTTGCAGTATTCATCACCGGGAGCTGGATGGTGGTCTTCTCCATCACCATGGCATTATTTAGAATGACTTGGCGGATGTGAAGATATGCTTTGGTGACAAGGCTCCAACGCTCTTTCCTGACTCCATCAATGCGCCTGGGTCCACGATACTCCTCGCaaagttgaataaaaagtgCCTCACACACACGATTGCAGTCAGGCCACTGTGCTGGGCTTTTCCCTCCTGCAAAGCATCTGCAAAGGTATGGGCAGCATTAGTGTTCATAAAAGACATTATATAATAGTATGTAGCATTGTCATACATACCGCTTTGTACTCTCTACACCaggtgcaacatttttttttgtggccctGAATCTCCCTTTGGAGATTGTGTCTTGATAGACTGTGgtcttttaatgtaaataagtgTCCCGTCAAGTCCTGGACAGCTTGGAAGCCCTCAATGTTGTCTGGTCCAACAGAGTCCTACATTAAACaaaatagtgataaaaaaagaaagaaagtattttcaaatattacgcctatttgattttattacagATGTAACCCGAAAGaagttaaaaacatcatcaaaatgtTAACCTACATCATGACTGGTGGAGCATGATGATGTTGAAGGCTGTTCCTCTGCCACACTAGGAGCATCTTGCTGGGGAGCTAATTTAGAACACATTTAAGCAAAGAGCAATTGTTATGATGGATAAAACAAGTATGCACTAACAATGCGTTTTAGACAGCTATGCATCTGTCTTTTAGCAGTTTTAGACTGCTATGCATCTGTCTTTTAAGTATGCAACAGTTTGATTAGGACAtgctttgacctctgaccttgatGAGTGCAGAGCATTTCCACATCCTGAGAGGTCTGAGGAGTGTCGGTTTGAAGCTGGGGACCAAGGCTGGGATTAGATCCAGCAGGTCTCCCACTGTCCTCACAAACTGGGGGGCACACAGGTACAGCTGCTATGGGAAGGACACAGATAAACAGTGTAATGAACAGTGTTGTTGCCTCTATAGTGAGACAGCCTCCAatctaaacatgttttatataagtcattattattggaACCTTTACACTTAACAGCAGAATAcattacaaatatgaaaacatctaCAACTCCATGTTACACAGAATCCTTTTTCTAGTTGTATACTTACATGGATGAAACTTTGGTGGCATAAACAGCCTCTTGACAGACTTGTGGATGCTCTGCTGGGACACACCTTTCCCTGTCAACAATGACCGCAGGGAGGATACAGGCACTGAGGATGGTCGCGGTGAGGTGGAGGGCTGTGATGAGGTGGAGGCCTGTGTGGAGGTGGCTGGTTTACGCTGACTTGTGGATCTCGCCTCCATCTTGAACTGAATGGCATAACGTCCCTCCGGATACAGCGAAATATACTTCAGCAAGGCTCTTTTATTGACGAGGTTGAATCAGAGCTTCCTGATTCCTCCGACATTGATGCCACCACATATCCAGCATAGCCCAGCGCATTCTCAGCCCTCTTCCTAAATTTAGGATCCATTCTCTATggttggaaaacaaacaacagttaaaatAAGCTTGGTCTGATCTCTTActgcaaatacatttatagaATTTTCACTCAGTCTTCTTCAGTAATGCATAGATGCAAGCATGCATATGTGTGAAAGTAGAAGTAGGCCTATGCATATATGAATGTGTGGGGACatgaatgtatgtttgtgtattcacTGTTGCCCATAAAGttggaataaaatatttgttacctcttctcATGAAATGACAATGTGATTTATTCTTCATAGATAAAGTGTATATCTAttcaaaactttattgatcaatCTCTTATAAACATATCAGTGAAGATTCAagcacatataaataaaattaaaagatcAATGTGTCTGAATACAAAATCATTCCAACTTTAACAGAGTATCTGTCTTAAAAATATATgtttcttatattatatattatattttaaatgctttatCTTCTTTCTTAATGTAATAATGCAATTCTTAGCTGTTTGTATACTTTAATACAGAATATAATAAGTTATCATAACACTCAAACTATATTGACTTATCTATACATATCTGTTTTGGCCTCTTTTTGATctaaataagtaattaaagcaAATATTACGTTGGTAAACTGTAAGATAAGTCGCCAGCCCGTTATTAACAGTGTAGTCGCGTTACACGATTTCCTATGCAAACAAGCATACAGTTGTGACCGTTGTAAGCGTACTGAAATAAATTACAGTCATTATCGGTAGgtgaaaaagctaaaaaaaatggagaattgTCCGTCTGTTAATGTTACAGTCGTTCGTATGTTGTCACTGTCAGCTAGGTTACATGCAACGCAAATAAATGAAACGTTCATCATTAACGTTACCGGGTGTGCTAGCTAACTGGCACCAGagtatacttttatttgtataataaacatatataacaaTGTGATATAAACACTTTGAAACGTTAGAGTGGCACGGAACTTACTGTAAAATGCAGCAAAAGATGACGGGCTGGACGAAATAGCGTCTCTCAAATCTTGGTAGCGATACCGATTGCGATTGGTCAAATCTTGGTAGCCCATGACGAGCGGTGATTGGTTCTCGCAATTCTTGGTAGTGGGGCGCCACCCGATTGGTCAATTCTTGGTAGAATTCTTGGTAGCGAGGAGTGATTTCATTGGCTCTCACATGACGGCCGGAGCTCGACTGACAGGTGACATGGGGGAGCAGAAAATAGCCCGTTTGTCGAGGTCCGAGAACGAGAAATCGCAACACCCTACCATGATATGCCGTTGCGGTTACGGTTCGCGTCCCGTGTCTCCCGTCACTTTTGAAGCGAACTGCATTGTAAATTGGTTATGGTATTAATTAATAAAGCCGTTTTTGgtgtttgtaaacatttcagtaTCTAGTTTATCACAATTAATGACTGTTAACGttataatataacatgtataagTTTACCAACATTGTGTGCTGTATGTTAACATTGAAATATCGTTTAGCACAATTATTGACTACTATTACCAGTAATATGAAAGGTATAAGgttaccattttctttttatgtaaaaCGTATATATTGTCTATCACAAGCATTGgctgtaaaataaagatgtgtATGCTTATCATATGATTAAGCAATAGACAATCATCAAgtaattaaatgatgaatgtcatATAACTTGATTTTGATGAGTAAGTAGAAGTAATATTACACACACCTTTGTTGCAGAATTACAATAACTTGCAACTTGGCCCTTTGATATGATGGATAATGGCTAAATTATTATCTCTGGTGTGATAATACCCCcccatgtggtgtgtgtgaaaatttcctcctgtgcatgggactaataaaggattatcttatattataatgtatattgtatttgaATGCAAAATAACACTTGATGGACAAAGCCATCTGAATACAAATttattacaaacaaataaaaacaaccagtgcagtaataaaatcagtaaaaaaaagagtgagcattctaataaatatatacacatgtaaacaataatGCAACTCCAGTGAAACAGTGTATATAACAGATAACAAATAgcaatatacaataatatatacatataaaacagaacagaataccttatatacacacacacatagtaccacaacagaatataatcgaataaataaaatagattattattaacacaacaaactagaatagaatatatataatattagataagtgaagacaaatacaatacaatacaaatacaaaattacTGTGGTGGTGCATCTTTCCTTTTGCCATAACCCCGGGCTTCAAATGAGGCCTTCCACTCAGCCAGAGTTGTAGTGGCTGTGGCTTGGCAGTACCAATTTCCGAAGTACTGCTTGTGGTGCAGGCAGGAGAGGTTGTGGTGCAAGCAGGAGAGGTTGCGGTGCAGGCAGGAGAGGTTGTGGTGCAAGCAGGAGAGGTTGTGGTGCAAGCAGGAGAGGTTGTGGTACAGGCTGGGGAGGATGAAGAGGTTGATCGAGAGCTGCAAGGAATGGT
This genomic window contains:
- the LOC122782596 gene encoding uncharacterized protein LOC122782596 isoform X1, producing the protein MEARSTSQRKPATSTQASTSSQPSTSPRPSSVPVSSLRSLLTGKGVSQQSIHKSVKRLFMPPKFHPSAVPVCPPVCEDSGRPAGSNPSLGPQLQTDTPQTSQDVEMLCTHQAPQQDAPSVAEEQPSTSSCSTSHDDSVGPDNIEGFQAVQDLTGHLFTLKDHSLSRHNLQREIQGHKKKCCTWCREYKAMLCRREKPSTVA
- the LOC122782596 gene encoding uncharacterized protein LOC122782596 isoform X2, which produces MEARSTSQRKPATSTQASTSSQPSTSPRPSSVPVSSLRSLLTGKGVSQQSIHKSVKRLFMPPKFHPSVPVCPPVCEDSGRPAGSNPSLGPQLQTDTPQTSQDVEMLCTHQAPQQDAPSVAEEQPSTSSCSTSHDDSVGPDNIEGFQAVQDLTGHLFTLKDHSLSRHNLQREIQGHKKKCCTWCREYKAMLCRREKPSTVA